In one window of Thermus aquaticus DNA:
- a CDS encoding acylphosphatase, whose amino-acid sequence MPRLVALVKGRVQGVGYRAFAQKKALELGLSGYAENLPDGRVEVVAEGPEEDLKAFLHHLKQGPRLARVDEVEVHWAEETGLKGFYVY is encoded by the coding sequence ATGCCGCGCCTTGTGGCCTTGGTGAAGGGAAGGGTACAGGGGGTGGGCTACCGGGCCTTCGCCCAGAAGAAGGCCCTAGAGCTGGGCCTTTCCGGCTATGCGGAAAACCTCCCCGATGGCCGGGTGGAGGTGGTGGCCGAAGGCCCCGAGGAGGACCTGAAGGCCTTCCTCCACCACCTCAAGCAGGGCCCCCGCCTGGCCCGGGTGGACGAGGTGGAGGTCCACTGGGCCGAGGAGACGGGCCTCAAGGGCTTTTACGTGTACTGA
- the tdh gene encoding L-threonine 3-dehydrogenase has protein sequence MRALAKLAPEEGLTLVERPVPEPGPGEILVRVEAASICGTDLHIWRWDAWARGRIRPPLVTGHEFSGVVEAVGPGVKRPQVGDHVSLESHIVCHACPACRTGNYHVCLNTEILGVDRDGGFAEYVVVPAENAWVNPKDLPFEVAAILEPFGNAVHTVYAGSGVSGKSVLITGAGPIGLMAAMVARASGAGPILVSDPNPYRLAFAKAYADRLINPLEEDLLKVVREVTGNGVEVLLEFSGNEAAIHQGLKALIPGGEARILGIPSDPIRFDLAGELVMRGITAFGIAGRRLWQTWMQGTALVYSGRVDLTPLLTHRLPMSQYREAFGLLASGQAVKVILDPRA, from the coding sequence ATGCGGGCTTTGGCCAAACTGGCCCCTGAGGAGGGCCTAACCCTGGTGGAGCGCCCGGTGCCCGAGCCTGGCCCCGGGGAGATCCTGGTGCGGGTGGAGGCTGCCAGCATCTGCGGCACCGACCTCCACATCTGGCGGTGGGACGCCTGGGCCAGGGGGCGGATCCGCCCCCCCCTCGTCACCGGGCACGAGTTCAGCGGGGTGGTGGAGGCCGTGGGCCCCGGGGTGAAGCGGCCCCAGGTGGGGGACCACGTGAGCCTGGAAAGCCACATCGTCTGCCACGCCTGCCCCGCCTGCCGCACGGGCAACTACCACGTCTGCCTGAACACGGAGATCCTGGGGGTGGACCGGGACGGGGGCTTCGCCGAATACGTGGTGGTGCCGGCGGAAAACGCTTGGGTGAACCCCAAGGACCTCCCCTTTGAGGTGGCGGCCATCCTGGAGCCCTTCGGCAACGCCGTGCACACCGTTTACGCGGGGAGCGGGGTCTCGGGGAAGAGCGTCCTCATCACGGGGGCGGGGCCCATCGGCCTTATGGCGGCCATGGTGGCCCGGGCCAGCGGGGCGGGGCCCATTCTGGTCTCCGACCCTAACCCCTACCGCCTGGCCTTCGCCAAGGCCTACGCCGACCGCCTTATCAACCCCTTGGAGGAGGACCTCCTAAAGGTGGTGCGGGAGGTGACGGGAAACGGGGTGGAGGTGCTTTTGGAGTTTTCCGGGAATGAAGCCGCCATCCACCAGGGCCTCAAGGCCCTCATCCCCGGGGGGGAGGCCAGGATCCTCGGCATCCCCTCGGACCCCATCCGCTTTGACCTGGCGGGGGAGCTGGTCATGCGGGGGATCACCGCCTTTGGCATCGCCGGGCGGCGGCTTTGGCAGACCTGGATGCAGGGCACGGCCCTGGTCTACTCGGGGCGGGTGGACCTTACGCCCCTCCTCACCCACCGCCTGCCCATGAGCCAGTACCGGGAGGCCTTCGGCCTCTTGGCCTCGGGCCAGGCGGTGAAGGTGATCCTGGACCCCAGGGCCTGA
- a CDS encoding translocation/assembly module TamB domain-containing protein has protein sequence MRRGLLLLLLGLFLLLPAWPPLLKGAVDRALPLLGFRGSVGEVSGHLLLGLRLRWVELEGEGIRLQAEEVDLFYDLLGLLRRELPLALTLRKARLRLTWEALIPEKPGPPPAVRVVFRSLRLEEVEAEFPRGRRLFLPSMRLSLVGENPYRFLARLPGGSFQGEAKALSPDLSAWEVAYAGEVRGLAFFYEGLKGGRLFGVFQVGPSGMEGRGRVEGGVVELVGFPLTGVEGEVLFRDERVEAVLKGVGLEGPLRAKALVDLKGHRYRFQMEGLPKLPALARHYGLTLPLEGEGRLSLEGEGWEAVRVRGRFVGEGRLLGEPFRHRGTLAFDRVFILEAKAEGRLFDRDYALSFALRGGRYGGSLEDTLGSRLALEGEGSRLRVRGRAAWPRPLEGLAAVDFRQEGKRWRLGLESPGVRLPLFAPLDLSGEVRGEGEKVAGRLGPLGLSGTWGSLALTLAPTPMVVGSLEGEGRLLGGRLSAELRYDAPYARFPLGVRQEAWGFRFQSPYGEGSYRGGALALTLRGLPIRALDEMRLYGKALYREGGLSGRLFLKGRYLELEAGLRRLGADLAGRLLTPLGEVPLKGRYDPGPGLLLEGLGLRLTYKEGLRLQGQGELGGVGLRADLAYREGFSGFLDFATPYGVSGRVLGQGKRLALKVFGLLEGEGEVYPEVRLVGRLLPPLPEGFSLPPLTFRLTREGAEVLGVGRVAFAEGFPFRLDLPFRYRGAEGRLLAQGGLEGGRFTLSTPYGEVKGEGPWRRLGLVGGGEVPVLGAWSLKGSMDLPTLAYRGEVGLPKGGLRLALSGKGASLRFLGQAPGLRVLGGYEGGLSLLLQAEGYDLTPFGLPARAFGTWGHRGERMRLAASFGEALFQGEELLSARIRLSGPYLEGEGRVSPEGASLTFLGAYRAGGLEVLARGEGGGPWGDLRFQVLGEAQVPHLDPMAFQGEVRTAGGIRYRLLGPVSLEGEGVRYRGHLDLPLALLGKAGRLSGSFQGEGLKVAGEGEGSWAGLAFSWRGAYGDGPSLNLRLPGGEAHLEGREVVLALEEVAPLAEAFGVSLTGKAWARLALSGEGEGEAALRLGQEALAATYRGTLLSLLLPERGLGLSWDWREGKLKGLGALEGEGAFRLGEEASGAFRYRGVEVGFAGPLSALKVQARYREEALGEAWLRGVVDLLAVKGEGEVGYASAYAEGEGRFAFSGSRYEGEGRLRSLRYLVQEGPFRFSGEGLEAEALWEAPMAFSARYEDGLSLWARGRAEVEGFQVEADLGYGPEGYRGSLKAVGRGLEVRALGEGPLRFQVLGEGLKAEGEASGLEVFGTLGFSRAWGKARLEAGGRFSGRLPELSLEGEGALVGEGKRLPFAFRYRGAGLDPKALSLFGEGEGYRLALAEGRLSLELDQDLTPFGLPARLRASADGPFADPVAVVLERPEGRLSGKVWPWPLRAELKGEVLGEGVEARYEGSLALRFLGPHLRGEARYGEGLLGALAFRYPLLEGEVDLGEGRFTLRGEGDLGGRVEGAFCLPPPLGECPGLRADLEGGLTYGASAFSGRYAYRAQEGFLGELTGEGRLATPYGAVRLLGRGAGLDLEGEGLPLEGRLELFPLALTYRYGGPLPQGLGALWAEGTYPGPWLLGTYRYGDLALELKGLPGFRVALAGEGVSGEVGLEGVRLVLEGFRLGPLALSGRAEGPFSGAHVDLSLSAFGREARAVGRVGTEGLALAFSGDLEGQVSWKEAWGGRLAFREGWLDFAGKGLPEVKGEVLGVGVALLWPRLEVSGLEVDLLAREARGETALFGLAARGEGKEVLLGYRVPGLDLPLEGRLDLSALALELTSPKGEGALRYGEGRVSGRLALELGGFLLDLEGAGDRVRLVGRHPASPWWAAGAGSLLGEVDLQGAYRLDYRAGPQALTLTGRLLEARLVAEGPYLSGGLTYPAGGELKVDLPLAPLGSRFGGRVHGEGYRVEGVLAGGVGRIGVKGRLLPLEGELTLEETALEDFLARYAPYLKGRVSGRLRVAAREAQGEVAGFVEVAERRLPLSLKVSLAPGRGEGEGRIGESPFRLGLEGDRVDLSASPRAFPLHLLLAAVAGPLEGEAYWTGAARLRFPLSDPRRGEGVLVGESLVFRGGGDELRGRAAFRYGGETLYVDHLRLSGKGLWEGGGYWSPRGSDLYLNLKDTAFTPVLQVIPALKPYRPEASGTLALRLTQEGFQVQMEAFRFRLGPVAGYLPKGLLALNGGARAEGEITLTAPFPGRGRLGLEGTLDSFQVSAKGAVSLPGLKEDTPAEVSFRYPTYGVALRLGQAEAEGTLFPLRLAGYGRLPLSYPQYYLQDGLLDVKSFFLYEEKGTYHLTGNAEVLRARLAIPEASARNLSSEGVKVAEKPAPVPLVFEGVRLFAERGVLVQERLAQGELKGEVYLGGTYQDPFLTGEVQALWGSFRLWDSLFTLDPASSRLQFSPDRGLLPRFTLKAKAETRGYQVFLSAEGELVRENGRVKVRLTPRFTSEPPLSEPEIYALLALGTPDVARLTETLPQAALGAALENLVLGQLERELAKALGLDRFQVEVPLFQGGGLGETRFSIGKYLSPELFLGYQVDLRGQQTFSAQYRRDGLTFTLGTTFQFGDGRLSRLDFALGYDLTSSLAVSLGLEASDTVRFSVGALYRW, from the coding sequence ATGCGGCGGGGCCTCCTTCTCCTCCTCCTGGGGCTTTTCCTCCTCCTCCCCGCCTGGCCTCCCCTCCTGAAGGGAGCGGTGGACCGGGCCTTGCCCCTTTTGGGCTTTCGGGGAAGCGTGGGGGAGGTTTCCGGGCACCTCCTCCTGGGCCTCCGGCTCAGGTGGGTGGAGCTGGAGGGGGAGGGGATTCGGCTTCAGGCCGAGGAGGTGGACCTCTTCTACGACCTCTTGGGCCTTTTGCGGCGGGAGCTTCCCCTGGCCCTCACCCTGAGGAAGGCCCGGCTCCGGCTCACCTGGGAGGCCCTGATTCCGGAAAAGCCGGGGCCGCCCCCCGCCGTCCGCGTGGTCTTCCGCTCCTTGCGCTTGGAGGAGGTGGAGGCGGAGTTTCCCCGGGGAAGGCGGCTTTTCCTGCCTTCCATGCGCCTTAGCCTGGTGGGGGAAAACCCCTACCGCTTCCTGGCCCGGCTCCCCGGGGGGAGTTTCCAGGGGGAGGCCAAGGCCCTTTCCCCAGATCTCTCCGCCTGGGAGGTGGCCTACGCGGGGGAGGTGCGGGGGCTGGCCTTCTTCTACGAGGGGCTGAAGGGGGGCAGGCTCTTTGGGGTCTTCCAGGTGGGGCCTTCGGGGATGGAGGGCAGGGGCCGGGTGGAAGGGGGGGTGGTGGAGCTGGTGGGCTTCCCCCTCACCGGGGTGGAGGGGGAGGTCCTCTTTAGGGACGAGCGGGTAGAGGCGGTCCTGAAGGGGGTGGGCCTCGAGGGGCCCCTTCGGGCGAAGGCCCTGGTGGACCTGAAGGGCCACCGCTACCGCTTCCAGATGGAAGGCTTGCCTAAGCTGCCCGCCCTGGCCCGGCACTACGGCCTCACCCTGCCCCTGGAGGGTGAGGGGCGGCTTTCCCTCGAGGGGGAGGGGTGGGAGGCCGTCCGGGTCCGGGGGCGGTTTGTGGGGGAGGGGCGGCTTCTGGGAGAGCCTTTCCGCCACCGGGGCACGCTGGCCTTTGACCGGGTCTTCATCCTGGAGGCCAAGGCGGAGGGCAGGCTTTTTGACCGGGACTACGCCCTGAGCTTCGCCCTGAGGGGGGGGCGCTATGGGGGAAGCCTGGAGGACACCTTAGGAAGCCGCCTGGCTTTGGAGGGGGAGGGAAGCCGCCTAAGGGTGCGGGGCAGGGCCGCCTGGCCCAGGCCTTTAGAGGGCTTGGCGGCGGTGGACTTCCGGCAAGAGGGGAAGAGGTGGCGGCTTGGGTTGGAAAGCCCCGGCGTGCGGCTTCCCCTCTTCGCCCCCCTGGACCTCTCCGGCGAGGTGCGGGGGGAAGGGGAGAAGGTGGCGGGACGGCTTGGGCCCCTAGGGCTTTCCGGCACCTGGGGTAGCCTCGCCCTGACCCTGGCCCCCACCCCCATGGTGGTGGGAAGCCTGGAGGGGGAGGGAAGGCTCCTTGGGGGGAGGCTTAGCGCCGAGCTCCGCTACGACGCTCCCTACGCCCGATTTCCCTTGGGCGTGCGCCAGGAGGCTTGGGGCTTCCGCTTCCAGAGCCCCTACGGGGAGGGGAGCTACCGGGGCGGGGCTCTGGCCCTCACCTTAAGGGGGCTTCCCATCCGCGCCCTGGACGAGATGCGGCTTTACGGAAAGGCCCTCTACCGGGAGGGGGGGCTTTCCGGGAGGCTTTTCCTGAAGGGGCGCTACCTGGAGCTGGAGGCCGGGCTGAGGCGTTTGGGGGCGGATTTGGCCGGGAGGCTTCTAACCCCCCTAGGGGAGGTGCCCCTTAAGGGGCGGTATGACCCGGGGCCCGGCCTCCTCCTGGAAGGCCTCGGCCTTCGCCTCACCTACAAGGAGGGCCTCCGCCTCCAGGGCCAGGGGGAACTTGGGGGGGTGGGCCTGAGGGCTGACCTGGCCTACCGGGAAGGGTTTTCCGGCTTCTTGGACTTCGCCACGCCCTATGGGGTCTCGGGGCGGGTGCTTGGGCAGGGGAAGCGGCTTGCCCTAAAGGTCTTTGGCCTTCTGGAGGGGGAAGGGGAGGTCTACCCCGAGGTGCGCCTTGTGGGGAGGCTTCTGCCCCCCCTGCCCGAAGGGTTTTCCCTCCCTCCCCTCACCTTCCGCCTCACCCGGGAGGGGGCCGAGGTCCTGGGGGTGGGGCGGGTGGCCTTTGCGGAGGGCTTTCCCTTCCGCCTGGACCTCCCCTTCCGCTACCGGGGGGCGGAGGGGAGGCTTCTCGCCCAGGGGGGCCTCGAGGGCGGCCGGTTCACCCTTTCCACCCCCTACGGGGAGGTGAAGGGAGAAGGCCCCTGGCGGCGGCTTGGGCTCGTAGGCGGGGGCGAGGTGCCGGTCCTCGGGGCCTGGAGCCTGAAGGGGTCTATGGACCTCCCCACCCTGGCCTACCGGGGGGAGGTGGGGCTTCCCAAGGGGGGCTTGCGCCTGGCCCTCTCGGGGAAGGGGGCCAGTTTGCGCTTCCTGGGCCAGGCCCCGGGCCTCCGGGTCCTGGGGGGGTACGAGGGGGGGCTTTCCCTCCTCCTCCAGGCCGAGGGGTACGACCTCACCCCCTTTGGCCTCCCGGCCCGGGCCTTTGGCACCTGGGGGCACCGGGGCGAGCGGATGCGGCTGGCGGCCTCCTTTGGCGAGGCCCTCTTCCAGGGGGAGGAGCTTCTATCGGCCCGGATACGCCTTTCCGGGCCCTATCTGGAGGGCGAGGGGAGGGTTAGCCCGGAAGGGGCCTCCCTCACCTTCCTGGGGGCGTATAGGGCGGGCGGCCTGGAGGTCCTGGCCCGGGGGGAGGGGGGTGGGCCCTGGGGGGACCTGCGCTTCCAGGTTTTGGGGGAGGCCCAGGTGCCCCACCTGGACCCCATGGCCTTCCAGGGAGAGGTGCGCACGGCCGGGGGGATTCGCTACCGCCTCCTGGGCCCCGTCTCCCTGGAGGGGGAGGGGGTGCGCTACCGGGGCCATTTGGACCTTCCCCTGGCCCTCCTGGGGAAGGCGGGGCGCCTTTCGGGAAGCTTCCAGGGGGAGGGTCTAAAGGTGGCGGGGGAAGGGGAAGGAAGCTGGGCGGGCCTAGCCTTCTCCTGGCGGGGGGCGTACGGAGACGGGCCTTCCCTGAACCTCCGCCTCCCCGGCGGGGAGGCCCACCTGGAGGGGCGGGAGGTGGTCCTGGCCTTGGAGGAGGTGGCCCCGCTGGCGGAGGCCTTTGGGGTCTCGCTCACCGGGAAGGCCTGGGCCCGCCTGGCCCTTTCCGGCGAAGGGGAAGGGGAGGCCGCCTTGCGCCTGGGCCAAGAGGCCCTGGCCGCCACCTACCGGGGTACCCTGCTGAGCCTCCTTCTCCCGGAGCGGGGCCTGGGCCTCTCCTGGGACTGGCGGGAGGGGAAGCTGAAGGGCCTGGGGGCGCTGGAGGGGGAGGGGGCCTTCCGCCTGGGGGAGGAGGCCTCCGGGGCCTTCCGCTACCGGGGGGTAGAGGTGGGCTTTGCGGGGCCTCTTTCCGCCCTGAAGGTCCAGGCCCGCTACCGGGAGGAGGCCCTGGGGGAGGCCTGGCTTAGGGGGGTGGTGGACCTCCTGGCCGTGAAGGGGGAGGGGGAGGTGGGCTACGCCTCGGCCTACGCCGAAGGCGAGGGGCGTTTCGCCTTCTCGGGAAGCCGCTATGAGGGGGAGGGGAGGCTAAGGAGCCTCCGCTACCTGGTCCAGGAGGGGCCTTTCAGGTTTTCGGGGGAAGGCCTCGAGGCCGAGGCCCTCTGGGAGGCGCCCATGGCCTTTTCTGCCCGCTACGAAGATGGGCTTTCCCTCTGGGCCCGGGGACGGGCGGAGGTGGAGGGCTTCCAGGTGGAGGCGGACCTGGGATATGGGCCAGAGGGGTACCGGGGGAGCCTGAAGGCGGTGGGGCGGGGCCTCGAGGTGCGGGCCCTGGGGGAGGGTCCCCTGCGCTTCCAGGTCCTGGGGGAGGGCCTGAAGGCGGAGGGGGAGGCCTCGGGCCTGGAGGTCTTTGGGACCCTGGGCTTTAGCCGGGCCTGGGGCAAGGCCCGTCTGGAGGCCGGGGGGCGGTTTTCCGGCAGGCTTCCAGAGCTTTCCCTGGAGGGGGAGGGGGCTTTGGTGGGGGAGGGGAAGAGGCTTCCCTTCGCCTTCCGCTACCGGGGCGCGGGCCTGGACCCCAAGGCCCTCTCCCTCTTCGGCGAGGGGGAGGGCTACCGCCTGGCCCTGGCGGAGGGGCGGCTTTCTCTGGAGCTGGACCAGGACCTCACCCCCTTCGGCCTCCCGGCGCGGCTTCGGGCCTCGGCGGATGGTCCTTTTGCAGACCCTGTGGCCGTGGTCCTGGAGCGCCCCGAGGGGAGGCTTTCCGGGAAGGTCTGGCCCTGGCCCCTCAGGGCGGAGCTTAAGGGCGAGGTCCTGGGAGAGGGGGTGGAGGCCCGCTACGAGGGCTCCCTCGCCCTCCGCTTTCTGGGCCCCCATCTCCGAGGGGAGGCCCGCTACGGGGAGGGGCTTCTGGGGGCCCTCGCCTTCCGCTACCCCCTGCTTGAGGGGGAGGTGGACCTGGGGGAGGGGCGGTTCACCCTCCGGGGGGAGGGAGACTTGGGGGGGAGGGTGGAAGGGGCTTTCTGCCTGCCCCCTCCTCTGGGGGAGTGCCCGGGCCTGAGGGCGGACCTCGAGGGGGGCCTCACCTACGGGGCCTCCGCCTTTTCCGGCCGGTACGCCTACCGGGCCCAGGAGGGCTTTCTTGGGGAGCTCACCGGGGAGGGGCGGCTTGCCACCCCTTACGGGGCGGTGCGCCTCTTGGGCCGGGGGGCGGGGCTGGACCTCGAGGGGGAGGGGCTTCCCCTGGAGGGGCGGCTTGAGCTTTTCCCCCTCGCCCTCACCTACCGCTACGGGGGCCCCCTTCCCCAGGGACTTGGGGCGCTATGGGCGGAGGGCACCTACCCCGGCCCCTGGCTTTTGGGCACCTACCGCTACGGAGACCTGGCCCTGGAGCTTAAGGGCCTTCCCGGCTTCCGGGTGGCCCTGGCCGGGGAGGGGGTTTCCGGGGAGGTGGGGCTCGAGGGGGTGCGCCTGGTCCTGGAAGGTTTCCGCCTGGGGCCTTTGGCCCTTTCGGGCCGGGCGGAGGGGCCTTTTTCTGGGGCCCATGTGGACCTCTCCCTTTCCGCCTTTGGGCGGGAGGCCAGGGCGGTGGGGCGGGTGGGGACGGAGGGGCTTGCCCTGGCCTTCTCGGGGGACCTGGAGGGCCAGGTGTCCTGGAAGGAGGCTTGGGGGGGCCGCTTGGCCTTCCGGGAGGGGTGGCTGGACTTCGCGGGGAAGGGCTTGCCGGAGGTTAAGGGGGAGGTTCTGGGGGTGGGGGTGGCCCTCCTCTGGCCCAGGCTGGAGGTTTCGGGGCTGGAGGTGGACCTCCTGGCCCGGGAGGCGAGAGGGGAGACGGCCCTTTTTGGCCTCGCCGCCCGCGGGGAGGGGAAGGAGGTGCTTTTGGGCTACCGGGTCCCCGGCCTGGACCTTCCCCTTGAGGGCAGGCTGGACCTCTCGGCGCTGGCCTTGGAGCTCACGAGCCCCAAAGGGGAGGGCGCCTTGCGCTACGGGGAGGGGCGGGTTTCGGGGAGGCTTGCCCTGGAGCTTGGGGGCTTCCTCCTGGACCTCGAGGGGGCGGGGGACCGGGTGCGCCTGGTGGGCCGGCATCCTGCCTCCCCCTGGTGGGCGGCGGGGGCGGGGAGTCTGTTGGGGGAGGTGGACCTGCAAGGGGCCTACCGGCTGGACTACCGGGCCGGCCCCCAGGCCCTCACCCTGACCGGAAGGCTTCTTGAGGCCAGGCTGGTGGCGGAGGGGCCCTACCTCTCGGGAGGCCTCACCTACCCGGCGGGGGGGGAGCTTAAGGTGGACCTCCCCCTTGCCCCCCTTGGGAGCCGCTTTGGGGGCCGGGTCCACGGGGAGGGCTACCGGGTGGAGGGGGTTTTGGCGGGCGGGGTGGGGCGGATTGGGGTGAAGGGGCGGCTTCTTCCCCTGGAGGGGGAGCTAACCTTGGAGGAGACGGCGCTGGAGGACTTCCTGGCCCGCTACGCTCCCTACCTGAAGGGGCGGGTTTCCGGGAGGCTGCGTGTGGCGGCCCGGGAGGCCCAGGGGGAGGTGGCGGGCTTTGTGGAGGTAGCGGAGAGGCGGCTTCCCCTGAGCCTGAAAGTTAGCCTGGCCCCGGGGAGGGGGGAGGGGGAGGGCCGGATTGGGGAAAGCCCCTTCCGCCTGGGCCTGGAGGGGGACCGGGTGGACCTCTCGGCCTCCCCCCGGGCCTTCCCCCTTCACCTTCTCCTGGCCGCCGTGGCGGGGCCTCTGGAGGGGGAGGCCTACTGGACGGGGGCGGCGCGCCTCCGCTTCCCCCTCTCCGACCCCAGGCGGGGGGAGGGGGTTCTGGTGGGGGAGAGCCTGGTCTTTAGGGGCGGCGGGGACGAGCTTCGGGGCCGGGCCGCCTTCCGCTATGGGGGGGAGACCCTCTATGTGGACCACCTGCGCCTCTCGGGCAAGGGCCTCTGGGAGGGCGGGGGGTACTGGAGCCCTAGGGGAAGCGACCTCTACCTGAACCTCAAGGACACCGCCTTCACCCCCGTCCTCCAGGTGATCCCTGCCCTCAAGCCCTACCGCCCCGAGGCCTCGGGCACCCTGGCCCTCCGGCTCACCCAGGAGGGCTTCCAGGTCCAGATGGAGGCCTTCCGCTTCCGCCTGGGGCCGGTGGCCGGGTACCTGCCCAAGGGCCTTCTGGCCCTGAACGGGGGGGCGAGGGCGGAAGGGGAGATCACCCTCACCGCGCCCTTCCCCGGGCGGGGGCGCCTGGGGCTCGAGGGCACACTGGATTCTTTCCAGGTGAGTGCCAAGGGCGCCGTCTCCCTCCCCGGCCTCAAGGAGGACACCCCGGCGGAGGTGAGCTTCCGCTACCCCACCTACGGGGTGGCCCTGCGCCTGGGGCAGGCGGAGGCGGAGGGCACCCTCTTCCCCCTGCGCCTGGCGGGCTACGGACGGCTTCCCCTCTCCTACCCCCAGTACTACCTGCAGGATGGCCTCCTGGACGTGAAGAGCTTCTTCCTCTACGAGGAGAAGGGCACCTACCACCTGACCGGCAACGCCGAGGTCCTCAGGGCTCGCCTGGCCATCCCCGAGGCCAGCGCCAGGAACCTTTCCAGCGAAGGGGTAAAGGTGGCGGAGAAGCCCGCCCCCGTCCCCCTGGTCTTTGAGGGGGTGCGGCTTTTCGCCGAGCGGGGCGTCCTGGTCCAGGAGCGCCTGGCCCAAGGGGAGCTGAAGGGAGAGGTCTACCTGGGGGGCACGTACCAGGACCCCTTCCTCACCGGGGAGGTCCAGGCCCTCTGGGGGAGCTTCCGCCTATGGGATTCCCTCTTCACCCTGGACCCAGCTTCAAGCCGCCTCCAGTTCTCCCCCGACCGGGGCCTTCTCCCCCGGTTCACCCTCAAGGCCAAGGCGGAGACCCGGGGCTACCAGGTCTTCCTCTCGGCCGAAGGGGAGTTGGTGCGGGAAAACGGGCGGGTCAAGGTGCGCCTCACGCCCCGCTTCACCTCCGAGCCTCCCCTCTCCGAGCCCGAGATCTACGCCCTCCTCGCCCTGGGCACCCCCGATGTGGCCCGCCTCACGGAGACCCTGCCCCAGGCCGCCTTGGGGGCCGCCTTGGAGAACCTGGTCCTGGGCCAGCTGGAGCGGGAGCTGGCCAAGGCCCTCGGTCTGGACCGCTTCCAGGTGGAGGTGCCCCTCTTCCAGGGCGGGGGGCTCGGGGAAACCCGCTTCTCCATCGGCAAGTACCTGAGCCCGGAGCTCTTCTTGGGCTACCAGGTGGACCTGAGGGGCCAGCAGACCTTCTCCGCCCAGTACCGCCGGGACGGCCTCACCTTCACCCTGGGCACCACCTTCCAGTTCGGGGACGGGAGGCTTTCCCGCCTGGACTTCGCCCTGGGCTACGACCTCACCTCGAGCCTGGCGGTTTCTTTGGGCCTCGAGGCCTCCGACACCGTCCGCTTCAGCGTGGGGGCCCTCTACCGGTGGTAG
- the hflX gene encoding GTPase HflX produces the protein MEKVFGKTEGLKKSELKRLSNLYRRRVPKERVLTPELAQALAALSQEVGRPLALLLDREGRVVRVGVGDAKDLPIPEGARGERRLSGFRLLHTHLAPGGLSRPDLSVLFLNRLDSLAALEVEAGRPTTLHLALLAPPKTGEDWRILPPRPYFQYLDLNLLAEVEALEEEMARQARVREVLDGSGERAILVGVDLGEGPEAEAGLEELSELTRTAGGVPVKKVLVFRQHLDPRYLVGLGKLEELKSLAYHENASTLIFGLELTPTQAREIERATGLKVLDRTQLILDIFALHAKTPEAQAQVELAQLKYLMPRLVGRGKEMSRLGGGIGTRGPGETKLEVDRRRLLERITHLSRKLSEYAQRREEARRQRKRKGVPLIAIVGYTNAGKTTLLSALAKGGEPGEDKLFATLRPLTRRGFLPGVGEVLFTDTVGFIRRMPEELLTAFRATLEEVREADLLLHVLDASQEGGLERYRVVEELLKGLGVEAPRVLALSKADRAAPYDLLYLRERLGGVAVSALKGTGLKELREALAEGLLKAGVRPQAWAQYT, from the coding sequence TTGGAGAAGGTCTTCGGGAAGACGGAGGGGCTCAAGAAGAGCGAGCTCAAGCGGCTTTCCAACCTTTACCGGCGGCGGGTTCCCAAGGAGCGGGTCCTGACCCCCGAGCTGGCCCAGGCCCTGGCCGCCCTGAGCCAGGAGGTGGGGCGGCCTTTGGCCCTTCTTTTGGACCGGGAGGGCCGGGTGGTGCGGGTGGGGGTGGGGGACGCCAAGGACCTGCCCATCCCCGAGGGGGCGAGGGGGGAGAGGCGGCTTTCCGGCTTCCGCCTCCTCCACACCCACCTCGCTCCCGGGGGGCTTTCCCGGCCCGACCTTTCCGTCCTCTTCCTGAACCGCCTGGACAGCCTGGCGGCCCTCGAGGTGGAGGCGGGCCGGCCCACCACCCTGCACCTGGCCCTTCTCGCTCCGCCCAAGACCGGGGAGGACTGGCGGATCCTGCCCCCCAGGCCCTACTTCCAGTACCTGGACCTAAACCTCCTGGCGGAGGTGGAGGCCTTGGAGGAGGAGATGGCCCGCCAGGCCCGGGTGCGGGAGGTTTTGGACGGGAGCGGGGAGCGGGCCATTCTGGTGGGGGTGGACCTGGGGGAGGGCCCCGAGGCCGAAGCGGGGTTGGAGGAGCTCTCCGAGCTCACCCGCACCGCCGGGGGCGTCCCCGTTAAAAAGGTCCTGGTCTTCCGCCAGCACCTGGACCCCAGGTACCTGGTGGGCCTGGGGAAGCTGGAGGAGCTCAAGAGCCTGGCCTACCACGAGAACGCCTCCACCCTTATCTTCGGCCTGGAGCTCACCCCGACCCAGGCCCGGGAGATTGAGCGGGCCACGGGGCTCAAGGTCCTGGACCGCACCCAGCTGATCCTGGACATCTTCGCCCTCCACGCCAAGACCCCCGAGGCCCAGGCCCAGGTGGAGCTGGCCCAGCTCAAATACCTCATGCCCAGGCTGGTGGGCCGGGGGAAGGAGATGAGCCGCCTTGGGGGCGGGATCGGGACCCGGGGGCCGGGGGAGACCAAGCTGGAGGTGGACCGGAGGCGGCTTCTGGAGAGGATCACCCACCTCTCCCGCAAGCTTTCCGAGTACGCCCAGCGCCGGGAGGAGGCCAGGCGGCAGCGCAAGAGGAAGGGCGTGCCCCTGATCGCCATAGTGGGGTACACCAACGCCGGCAAGACCACCCTCCTCTCGGCCTTGGCCAAGGGCGGGGAGCCGGGGGAGGACAAGCTCTTCGCCACCCTGCGCCCCCTGACCCGCCGGGGCTTCCTGCCCGGGGTGGGGGAGGTCCTCTTCACGGACACCGTGGGCTTCATCCGCAGGATGCCCGAGGAGCTCCTCACCGCCTTCCGGGCCACCCTCGAGGAGGTGCGGGAGGCGGACCTCCTCCTCCACGTCCTGGACGCTTCCCAGGAGGGGGGGCTGGAGCGGTACCGGGTGGTGGAGGAGCTTCTTAAGGGGCTTGGGGTGGAGGCCCCCAGGGTCCTCGCCCTCTCCAAGGCGGACCGGGCCGCCCCCTACGACCTCCTCTACCTGCGGGAGCGGCTTGGGGGGGTGGCGGTCTCCGCCCTCAAGGGCACCGGGCTCAAAGAGCTAAGGGAGGCCCTGGCGGAGGGCCTCCTGAAGGCCGGGGTCCGGCCCCAGGCCTGGGCTCAGTACACGTAA